A genomic segment from Corylus avellana chromosome ca5, CavTom2PMs-1.0 encodes:
- the LOC132181600 gene encoding uncharacterized mitochondrial protein AtMg00810-like encodes MEQPKGFVDKENPKMVCKLQKEIYGLKQAPRAWFHRLSCYLLDIGFTASLVDTSLFIFLTGNIKVFMLIYVDDIIITGTHPQLITKIIAQMQQEFPVKDLGSLSFFLGIQVTRSSTGLHLCQAKYVTDILHRTKMTEAKPAKSPCSFGSQLSSLNGESLLDPFEYRSVVGALQYCTLTRPDIAFSVNQLCQHMHHPTVTHWSAVKRVLRYLRNTLHHGLFYSHTNLQLNAFCDSDWAGCPDDRRSTSGFAIFLGNCLISWSSKKQPVVSRSSTEAEYRSLTITTTELFWLRMLFQEIQIPLPKAPVVWCDNVSALSLAANPVYHARTKHIKVDYHYIREKVLNQDIKVSSISTADQIADVFTKGLSSARFLYLKTKLQVISSPFSLRGHVKHTAEEVPKVSVTAEVF; translated from the coding sequence ATGGAACAACCAAAGGGTTTTGTTGACAAGGAGAATCCTAAAATGGTGTGCAAACTGCAAAAGGAAATCTATGGTCTCAAACAAGCCCCTCGAGCCTGGTTTCATAGATTGTCTTGCTACTTACTTGATATAGGCTTCACTGCCTCTCTAGTTGacacttctttatttatttttctcactgGTAACATTAAAGTTTTTATGTTGATATATGTGGATGATATAATTATCACAGGGACACATCCTCAGTTGATTACTAAGATTATTGCACAAATGCAGCAGGAATTTCCTGTTAAAGACTTAGGCTCTCTAAGTTTCTTTCTTGGCATACAGGTTACTCGAAGCTCTACAGGGCTTCATCTCTGCCAAGCAAAATATGTTACTGACATCCTTCATAGAACCAAGATGACAGAAGCAAAGCCTGCAAAGTCCCCATGCTCATTTGGTTCTCAGTTGTCCAGCTTGAATGGAGAGTCCTTGCTTGATCCTTTTGAGTATAGAAGTGTAGTAGGCGCTCTTCAATACTGCACTCTAACTCGACCTGATATAGCCTTTTCTGTGAATCAGCTTTGTCAACATATGCATCATCCAACTGTTACTCACTGGTCAGCAGTTAAGAGAGTTCTCAGATACCTCAGGAACACCCTCCATCATGGCTTGTTTTACTCTCACACAAACCTTCAACTGAATGCCTTttgtgattctgattgggcTGGCTGTCCAGATGATAGGAGATCCACTTCTggctttgcaatttttcttgGTAATTGCTTAATCTCTTGGAGTTCAAAGAAACAACCTGTGGTCTCAAGATCAAGCACAGAGGCTGAGTATCGATCGCTCACAATTACTACTACTGAGCTATTTTGGTTACGAATGTTATTTCAAGAGATACAAATTCCTCTTCCAAAGGCTCCAGTTGTCTGGTGTGACAATGTAAGTGCGCTATCCTTGGCTGCCAATCCAGTTTATCATGCTAGAACAAAGCATATCAAAGTTGATTATCACTACATCAGAGAAAAAGTCCTCAACCAAGACATCAAAGTATCTTCCATCTCCACAGCCGATCAAATTGCAGATGTTTTTACAAAAGGTTTATCTTCAGCTCGATTCCTTTATCTCAAGACCAAGCTCCAAGTGATTTCATCCCCTTTTAGCTTGAGGGGGCATGTTAAACATACTGCTGAAGAAGTCCCTAAAGTTTCTGTTACTGCTGAAGTCTTCTAG
- the LOC132181601 gene encoding putative disease resistance RPP13-like protein 1 — protein sequence MTDGLGKLTALQTLMMYSIGKKKKSYFPKQKDGLDGLDGLHELRGELRIKGLEHLRSSPPKAKAAHLEKKRHLKILKLEWDPEASDYNGKATANDEQLLEHLQPHHNLKQLIVNGYAGVRFPFLMSLLSNLVSIFIYSCKWCRNIPPLKQFPSLKILILLDLSVLEYISNDGSDVSSSSLQRIRLEKLPKLRGWSSHAVTVNHGIPLDLFPCLSSLSIIDCPIMSPTPVRVLNNIANDDHGESDLHKALNYPLLFPIFHFNI from the coding sequence ATGACGGATGGACTGGGAAAGTTAACTGCTCTCCAAACATTGATGATGTACAGTatagggaagaagaagaaaagttattttCCAAAGCAAAAGGATGGGCTAGATGGTCTGGATGGTTTACATGAATTGAGAGGAGAACTACGTATCAAGGGTTTAGAGCACTTGAGATCTTCTCCGCCGAAAGCCAAGGCTGCACACTTGGAGAAAAAGCGACACCTTAAAATCCTGAAATTAGAGTGGGACCCAGAAGCTTCTGACTATAATGGTAAGGCAACTGCAAATGATGAACAGCTACTGGAACACCTTCAGCCACACCACAATTTGAAACAATTAATTGTAAATGGGTATGCAGGTGTGCGGTTTCCTTTCTTGATGTCATTGCTCTCGAATTTGGTTTCTATTTTCATATACAGTTGTAAATGGTGCCGCAACATCCCACCATTGAAACAATTCCCTTCTCTCAAGATTCTTATTCTTTTGGACTTAAGCGTGCTGGAGTACATAAGCAATGATGGTAGTGATGTGTCCTCTTCTTCCCTCCAACGTATCAGGCTTGAGAAATTGCCTAAGTTGAGGGGATGGTCGAGCCATGCAGTAACAGTAAATCATGGCATTCCATTAGATTTATTTCCTTGCCTTTCTTCTTTAAGTATCATTGATTGCCCCATCATGTCACCAACACCAGTCAGAGTACTCAATAACATTGCAAATGATGATCATGGGGAATCAGATTTGCACAAAGCTCTCAATTATCCACTATTGTTTCCTATCTTTCACTTCAATATATAG